The genomic segment gtatgtagtgcattgTGTGataatcacatactgcactacatacattacacacatgtatacatcacatgccccctcacagtaataatgccaagatatgtgccctcttcacagacataatgctcacacatgccccctcacagtagttatgcccagatatgtgccccctcacagtagttatgccttgatatgtgccctcctcacagctcacagtagttataccctgatatgtgccctcctcacagtagttatgcccagatatgtgccctcctcacagtagttatgcccagatatgtgccctcctcacagtagttatgcccagatatgtgcccccctcacagtagttatgcccagatgtgcccccctcacagtagttatgcccagatatgtgccccctcacagtagttatgcccagatatgtgcccccctcacagtagttatgcccagatatgtgccctcctcacagtagttatgcccagatatgtgccctcctcacagtagttatgcccagatatgtgccctcctcacagtagttatgcccagatatgtgccctcctcacagtagttatgccctgatatgtgccctcctcacagtagttatgccctgatatgttccctcctcacagtagttatgccctgatatgttccctcctcacagtagttatgccctgatatgttccctcctcacagtagttatgccctgatatgtaccctcctcacagtagttatgcccagatatgtgccctcctcacagtagttatgccctgatatgtgcgctcctcacagtagttatgccctgatatgtgccctcctcacagtagttatgccctgatatgtgcccccctcacagtatttatgccctgatatgtgccctcctcacagtagttatgccctgatatgtgccctcctcacagtagttatgccctgatatgtgccctcctcacagtagttatgccctgatatgtgccctcctcacagtagttatgccctgatatgtgccctcctcacagtagttatgccctgatatgtgccctcctcacagtagttatgccctgatatgtgccctcctcataaTAGAAGGCAGTTTGTTTGCCGGAGGGCTGGAGAGCTGTACAATAATCAGTGTCTGCAGGCAACAATGAAGCATGGTGAAGTTTCTCTTCATTACAGCAAATGGAGTTGGGGATTTGGTCAGAATTACtggtgtcctcaatgctgagaaatCCAGGCAGATACATATCCATcataccaggggtcagcaaccttcggcactccagctgctgtgaaaatgcaactcccagcatgcacacatgcgcagctgttcttgtaactcccatagaagtgaatggagggttctgggagttgtagtttcagaacagctggagtgtcggaggttgctgatccctgcatcaTACCATCAGGGAGGCGTCTGACTgactccaaatttattctgcagcaggacaataaCCCAAAACATATAGCCATTGcaattaagaactatcttcagcgtAAAGAGGAACAagtagtcctggaagtgatgataaggCCCTCACAGAGCCCTAATCTCAACTCAGTCTGTCTGAACTTACATGAGGACAGTAGGATttcagcaagcctacatccacaggagCACTATGGTTCGTTCTCAAGGATGTTTAGAACAACCCCCctgccgagttccttcaaaaTCTGTGTGCATGTGTACCTAGATGAATGGATGCGGTTTTGAAGGCAAAAGTTggtcacacaaaatattgatttgatttacgtttctcttttgttcatacACTTGGCATTTTGTTAATttgtttgaaagcattcttacttagcAGTACTTTTTTCCACACCTGCTTAAAACATTTGCACAGTTCTATATGTAAATAATATTTTGTGTACTTCAGGTTGGTGTGGTGCTtttctatattctagatattctagACAGGATAAAGATACTCATGGCAACTTACAGTTTGGCAAATGAAAGACTGCGTATCCTAGAGGAGATTGAGAGAGAAATTGCTTCCATCTTATTAAATGCAGGTAATCTGAAAGGATGACTACACAATGTTTGTTATATAGTACTGTGTACATAATTTTTCATTCCAGAATCAGTTGGGTCACCTGACTGTCTGCAAAATATGAATAAACCTCAGACACACTCCTTGTACTGAATATTCTCAAGCATCCCCCAGAGAGAGAATTGGTAAGGGGAGGTGGGCAATCAAGCTCAGTGTATACAATCAGTCCCGTCTTATCAATGCCTCTTGTAACACAACCCATATTGCCACACTGCTCAAGATCTCCCTGATGAGCCTCACATACTTAAAAGGCGAGACACATAGAAGAACAGAACCATAGGAGATTGGGTTAGGGGAtgcccttatcagggcgggtcGGCTGCTCATATCTGGCTGAGGGTTTACAACTGCATTATGTCAGGTATCTAGGGTATACTAGGTTTTCACAGTAAAAGACCCCATGGTGCTGCCTCTTATAACACAGAATACATAATTCTGGATCCAACCAGCTACTAAATAATAAATTTTctctttttaattattatttttatttatttttttcgtaaATTTTTATGAGAAGTAATAAAAGTTATATGTTTTAGACCCATGAAATGTTGAATTCTGTATCCCTTTCCTTGTACCAACCAGCAGAGTTGTGCACATATGTGCTATAAACTGAAAGGAGAGATGCTCTTCATTCTTCACCTCAGCAATCATCCGTTATCACTGAGGTGCATTAGTGTAGCGTTTTCGTACTTGTGCATAATAGCTTTGGATTTGGCATGTCTGCCGAAGCTACTTGTGTCTGCAGTCTGGGCCATGAAGCTATGCCCACAAaccctattattttttttttatttttttttttactgtctccTGGTGAGAATTGAATAGATGCCTGGATTAACTTTAATGTTATCTAATGAAAAATATCTCAACTGTCCACAAATCTATCCACACTGTAATCCAGCACCAAATTCTGTGGGAACATGTTCCATAACTCTTCAGCTTTGGAACGTTATTATTCTCCCTGCAAGGTGTGTGTTGGCCAGAAGAAGAATATCACAAATGGATACTTGTGGCCCAGTAGGTGTTTTCTGAATTATGTCTTAGAAGTACCACCACAAAGGGATTTTTCTTCAAAATGTTGCTGAAGGGCAGGAAGGTTCTAAAATCAAAAAGAAGCCTCACTTACCTGCTCAGTCTTCCTTGGTTCTCCGGCAGTGATGTGCCTGAATACTCCATTTACTGGCCTTTGCAGATCTTCCTACAGCAGGGACATGCCCAACTACCTCACATTACGCTTAGGCACGGTATCGCTGCAGGGCCACAACAATAAACTGCTGGAATGGTTGGGGGATTGAGCAGGTGAGAAATGCTTTTATTATACAGACATCTTGGACATCTgcacattttttttggggtgccAGAAAATTCCAGACTGAACTCTTACATATATCTAAAGCCTTCTAAGTAAATGTCTGTTGGAATGCCACTCTTATGTTTCTCTTATTTGTTGCAGGAAATGTTGTATTGGAGCTCTCTAAGGAGAAACCAAATGAACGCCTCTTAGACAGACATGCTGTTCAGTTCACCACCTCCATGCAGAAGGTTGAATCTGAACTATCAGCACAAATACGTTATCTTACACAGGTATGTTTAAACCGCATCTTCATATCAGAGGCAGGTGTTAACCCCTCAGTGACCTGCCTGTTTTGgggcttactgaccaagcgtttttctttttttctttcaagagctataactttattttttcatctatgtagctgtatgagggcttgtttttcacgagacaagttgtagtttctaatggtgccatttttggttacacataactttctgattaacttttattaactctttctgggagggggaaggggggaaaagcAGCAATACTAACACtgagtttttatgttataaattttgcAGCACTCaatttttggcataaataacatgatatctTTATtgtttgggtcagtacaattacagcgataccaaatacatataggggtcatttattaaacaaaaatacggttaaccccttaaggacacagggcgtacatgtacgccctgtgtatttttgatcaccgccgcgcggcgggcagtgatcggaaccccgtgcctgctcaaatcaattcagacctgcggttttctgcgtttccgggttattcgggtctctgaagacccgataacccggaacaggatggtgatggtggtgtgatttcaccccaccaatcaccattcagcgatcctgagtggtgatggtgacatcaccactcaggatcgcttctgattggtctatgggcggtccggcggcagattcaagaggcaggcgctcctctcttcctccttttgtgttccggaggagagaggagctgcctacaCGTGTCCTCCATcgctgcccccaggacccgatctgtgccccagcaccccccatcaggtacatagggaaagtttgggttaggcagggaaaaaaaaagggaaagttagtttgtacttttattgcatcaccctaagttagggtgtctggggtccacagcacagctgtgtgaccctagacccaccaggggtgctgccgcttgccccccccccccccccccccacaccttttttggggtgcattcatttatttttttattttttgtacgctgactgtggccggcactcttagcgcccggccactgttagcgcatcgcacaccccaccgctgatcaacttcggatggttgatcagcggttttgaattttttttcccatcattttttggcctttttttagttagtttatttttatttttttctgttagttttagggtgagttcgtgaacacccgtgcccccacacacacgcacaccaaataaagagttacacacacgcacatatacacgcagacacacactcccctatggcccaccggacgttctcggccaaggaggcatacgcccagcttgcctccgactccgagagtcccagtgagaacgaggatgaccccacattcctgttgtcatccgcgtcctcatcatctagcgatgatgatgagcccccaaggcggcggagacgccgccaggcggagcaaggggaccgccatgttagggaccctgtggcccacactagtacgagcagctctggggctcgtactggtttcccggcccaccagttaaatccaccggagcaccctgccggtgaactagtctggtgtagcccagagcgatacgagcccgtgattcctgattttgtaggccaatcaggaatccagatttccacagtgggcttcactgaatatgactttttatttttattttttcagtgacccactggtaaatctgatggtggagcagacgaacctgtatgcccaacagttcgttgctcagcacccgggctcctttttggccagtgcagccgaaatgaggacattttggggcctcgtgctgcatatgggcctggtcaagaaacccagtgccaggctgtactggagtggggacgtcctataccagaccccactttacagtacggccatgacacactcccggtttgaggccatccggaaatgtctgcattattccgataatgcagcatgtcccccccgaggtgatcctgcccatgaccgtctgtataagatacggccggtcatcgatcactttggggccaaattcatggagtcctatgtacctggaagggaggtcgtggttgatgagtctctcattgcgttcaaggggagactcattttccgccagtatgtgccctccaagcgggcgaggtatggcgtgaagctatacaaaatttgtgagagtacctcagggtacacttacaaattttgtgtatacgagggccgagattcccggattcaacccccagaatgtccccccactctgggtgttaccgggaaacttgtgtgggaccttatgtacccactgctggataagggttaccacctttacgtggataacttttataccagtatccccttgttccagtcccttgccgccagatccacgtccgcttgtgggaccgtgcagaaaaatcaacgcggcctccctgcccaccccctccaggtacctatccccaggggtgagacccgtgcccttaccactggaaacctgttgctggtcaggtataaggacaagagggatgtccttatgctgtccacaattcatggtaacggcatcacccctgtccctgtgcgaggtaccgcggcaacggtactcaagcccgattgtatcgtcgactacaatcggtatatgggaggagttgatctctcggatcaagtcctcaagccatataaacgccatgcgcaaaacccgggcatggtacaaaaaaattgcggtctacttggtacaggttgccatgtacaactcttttgtactatcccgaagcgctggcagcacagggacattcctccagttctatgaggcagtcctcaaggccctgatcttttcggaccgggaaagagcaggccggagtacctcgggaactgtaggcgcccgaatcgtccctggccaacactttccaggtgtggtcccccatactggaaaaaagggacgaacccaaaaaaaagtgcagagtgtgtcgcaggagggggatacggaaggacacgactactcagtgcgacacgtgccccgatcatccgggcctctgcattggcggttgcttcagggagtatcacacttccatggagtactaaatttatatcccaatttagcactgacatcggataaaaaaaactggttctcataccccatgacctaaccccccagattaacacggtccagaaaaaaaaaaaattgcaaaaaaagttttttttttttttcaccttacataataaaaagtttaatagcaagcaatcaaaaagtcatatagcccccaaaatagtgccaataaaaccgtccgctcatcccgcaaaaaatgagcccccacatcagataattggataaaagaaaataaaaaaaatgacacttaga from the Bufo bufo chromosome 2, aBufBuf1.1, whole genome shotgun sequence genome contains:
- the MED11 gene encoding mediator of RNA polymerase II transcription subunit 11 codes for the protein MATYSLANERLRILEEIEREIASILLNAGNVVLELSKEKPNERLLDRHAVQFTTSMQKVESELSAQIRYLTQVATGQPHEGSSYSARKDGTMALNRIDYARVKLAELCRTCEQILEQS